The following coding sequences lie in one Mustelus asterias chromosome 6, sMusAst1.hap1.1, whole genome shotgun sequence genomic window:
- the LOC144495252 gene encoding small integral membrane protein 27-like, giving the protein MIRVSYRALDRIYSVILLIIVLLSWGFVIYAARITALEQLTKKFPKLFLKLDLH; this is encoded by the exons ATGATCCGTGTGAGCTACCGAGCGCTGGACAGGATTTATTCTGTT ATACTCCTGATCATTGTCTTACTTTCCTGGGGGTTCGTTATTTATGCAGCCAGGATTACTGCTCTCGAGCAGCTGACGAAGAAATTTCCAAAATTATTCCTAAAGTTAGACCTTCATTAA